Proteins encoded in a region of the Micropterus dolomieu isolate WLL.071019.BEF.003 ecotype Adirondacks linkage group LG09, ASM2129224v1, whole genome shotgun sequence genome:
- the LOC123977135 gene encoding class I histocompatibility antigen, F10 alpha chain-like isoform X1 has product MGQITMKILVFLALFGIGLNGAAAATHSLKYFYTASSGVPNFPEFVIVGLVDEVQMFHYDSNTMRAEPKQDWMSRVTADDPQYWERETQSSQGAQQVFKANIGIAKQRFNQTGGAHINQRMYGCEWDDETGEVKGFNQYGYDGEDFIAFDLKTETWIAPTPQAVITKHKWDYDRALMAQRKYYLTQICPDWLKKYVDYGRSSLLRTELPSVSLLQKTPSSPVSCHATGFYPDRAAMFWRKDGEELYEDVDHGEILPNNDGSFQMSVDLKPPTEDWEKYECVFQLAGVKNDIVTKLDKSKIRTNEDTKTSSDTTGTELDTSSSTSGSSTGSQDTSLLI; this is encoded by the exons ATGGGACAGATCACAATGAAGATCTTGGTTTTCCTGGCTCTCTTTGGAATAGGTCTAAATGGCGCAGCTGCAG CGACTCACTCTCTGAAGTATTTCTACACTGCGTCTTCTGGAGTCCCAAACTTCCCAGAGTTTGTGATTGTTGGGTTGGTTGATGAAGTTCAGATGTTTCACTATGACAGTAACACCATGAGAGCAGAACCCAAACAGGACTGGATGAGCAGAGTCACAGCAGATGATCCTCAGTACTGGGAGAGGGAGACTCAGAGCTCTCAGGGTGCACAGCAGGTCTTCAAAGCCAACATTGGCATTGCAAAGCAGCGCTTCAACCAAACTGGAg GTGCACACATTAACCAGAGGATGTACGGCTGTGAGTGGGACGATGAGACTGGAGAGGTTAAAGGTTTTAATCAGTATGGTTATGATGGAGAAGACTTCATAGCATTTGACCTGAAGACAGAGACATGGATCGCTCCAACACCACAGGCTGTCATCACCAAACACAAGTGGGATTATGACAGAGCTTTGATGGCACAGAGAAAATACTACCTGACCCAGATTTGTCCTGACTGGCTGAAGAAGTATGTGGACTATGGGAGGAGCTCTCTGCTGAGAACAG agcttccctcagtgtctctcctccagaagactccctcctctccagtCAGCTGCCACGCTACAGGTTTCTACCCTGACAGAGCTGCGATGTTCTGGAGGAAAGATGGAGAGGAGCTTTATGAGGACGTGGACCACGGAGAGATCCTCCCCAACAACGATGGATCCTTCCAGATGAGTGTTGACCTGAAACCTCCAACTGAAGACTGGGAGAAGTACGAATGTGTGTTTCAGCTCGCAGGTGTGAAGAACGACATCGTCACCAAACTGGACAAATCAAAGATCAGAACCAACGAAG acACGAAGACTTCATCTGACACTACCGGAacag aaTTGGACACTTCATCAAGTACTTCTGGTTCTTCTACAGGAAGTCAAGACACCTCACTATTGATCTAG